One Hevea brasiliensis isolate MT/VB/25A 57/8 chromosome 6, ASM3005281v1, whole genome shotgun sequence genomic window, AGCAGCTCTCTCAGGAGCTGTGGCGTGAAAAGCAGAATGATAGAGAGTGAAGTGAGCAGTTATTCCGTGTCCATGGAGAAAGGTATAGGCAGCAAGGCTAATTCACTTCCTGTTCGTGTGCAGCCAGCTTTATCACAGATCTCAAAAATTAATTTGCCTTCATACACTGATGAGAAGAAAATTGTGAAGAAAGAGGTAAGTGACAAGAACTTTCCTTGTCTATCATTCACCTGTTTCATAACACGTGCATTTTATGCTTGGATAATAGAAGTTCATTAATATTTTTACGTTTCTTGCTTGTGTTGAAGCAGGAGGGAGGAGATGGAGAAGTCAATAAAGTACTGGTAACAACTCCTCTGAGACGATCAAGCAGGATTCGCAATCGTCCAATTGCATCTCCCTGATTATTTCTACTGAGCCTGCTTCATATGAAACAGCTTTTCTCTGTTGTTTCATTTTGCAGCCCACTTCCTCTCACAAGAATATTGTCTATTTTCTTTGTAATGCTTTCCCCACCAATAATTAGGGTTTCCTATCATTATCTTGTAATGAATGAAGGTGGATTCCATTTGCTAATAGATTTATTACTGATGATAATCaagtgtagacccttattttgtgatttattatgagtatgtgatgatgaaaaaattatataattgtaagatgtaattggaggcatgaaacagaattattaatttcgtagcatgattttaaaaaaaaatatatgtttttttgggaaattaatttaatttaaataaaattttgttttgtttaaatttaatatgggtagttcttaaatggacctaattgagtttaagGTATAAGAAAGtctagttatgaattttaaataggacatatttaatttattttttaaaaattaaaataagcaaatatttttttctctatccctcttttatacaaactctctctccccttttagccccactctcttcctcactctatTGGTGCCATCCCTTTTATCTCTCTtactattggttggaacacctcacccatatcccactcACTCTCTTCATATTGGtcggttgtttaagttatctgaaccttatcacactaggacttcaaaccctgcCACACCTCTTACTCActtcctattggtgccttccccttcccctctcttatttttattatttttcgttattttccgaatctgtaaaaaatttgtaaaaattatattcatattctacatgaaattctattaattttaggctcaagaatcactaaaaaagctttaatatttttgtaagttatggctgtttgaagttagggttcctgtaaaatccgatttgtaggatacccgacttgtggagcccatatctcccttgtttcttaatatttttgtgtaaatctagtgtctaaaattaagtttggaatcttgtgaatcttccaattagtttcgcattcatatctgttatggttggtgagttatgaattttacaaaaaagtagtgcgattttgttactggaaaaagttacaatttgtgtagaccatttggctatcttctgtaattttttcataatttttaggcttgtctaactattttttaaaaatcaaatttcttactactatcaatctgccagaatttaaaaattatatgtttatgcatgttcttgtattttcttggtttccaattgatatttgatctatttttctgtgcttttttaattcaagaagtattatgaagtgtttggaatatgttagaagatgtggacccttaggtagttgtaactaattaggaatcttaaccctttaggagactagagttagaatccaatgtaaattgttattaatattttcttattttctttatttcttttattttctttattttttattacaaacaaaattggtaagtagctctaaggtaagtaccaaagagggcatttgcgtggagcttacatggagctaaacgggagtaagctagggatatcattgccatactagaagagaatacccttttttaagggtagcttgccccaatggcaactgcaattactaacaagtaagtaatcctaaatttctagaataaccattggcatgaaattgtagtaataataggatttttatttggtaaattaaaattaactttatttttaatttaactgacgtttgcatgtaattaatttaaataaatacttcgtaaattaaaattaatcttatttgtaaattaaactaacattggcatgtaaaataaatttaatttaatacttgctaattataaaataaatttgcatactagaaatctttattaggttgtcattatttgggccttatgtgatattagaataaattacgcatgtacataattaacttagttcaattattcttagggtaacttagtgaagattaattaattatgttaaatagaaatgtagggttatttgaaattgaatttgtttgtaaattaaattctcaataataaattaattttagtcatctggtaaatatcatttaaataattaataaccatatagataggaattacttgtgtatgaaaattgtttgtaaacaacaaccattttgtgaattacttgcgtgtgtaggattagaattgcattttttaggatggagtttaataaatgaataataaacaagacttttagaaacattagtagatgactgctactcgaattaacgaggttagactaggcgtaaggggtgcctaacaccttcttcTTACGTATCTACTATTTCGAACCtaaacattgggctatggtaatgacggttatgGAAACTCTGTagggagtaagttgccatccatgaccctcgaaagaaacactgaatatgtccctgttattacctgggtggcgactcctatctatctatgcctgcgtggcataaatccttaataCCGTAGTAGTGTTATggaaagacggtacttaccagtggtttgatccTATTAGGATTGtctgaagtgcatgtctagaaaaTGCTGTCTAAAAAGGTGGTATTTAAGTGAGattattgtgactccaccatctttcctgggcattacctgttgCATTTTATatgattctaatggatgatatttcgcctcacgctccCCCCTCCTACACCAAGTTATTTTATTACTGATTGATGTATAAATAAAATCGAGTTAAATGGCTATGAGGTTTCAAATTCAAGTCCTAATCTAATTGTACAAAAAAATAGAGTACATAAAACAAGAACGTGGATATCCTTTTCATGTTCATGGATATCCTTTTCTTCCTGCTCAGCGCTCAATCCCACTACTTGTTTATTACCTAAAAATTTCGTCTTGTTGAAGAGCACATAAAAATTTTCTTGTAGATTGGAGTGCCTCAACTCAAGGAAagctatgatttttttttaattaaaaacaaagaaaaaaaacaaaaaccCATCGAAGCATTGTCTACAAAATGATAGGCTAGATCTCAATATTAATTCCTTTTTAATctacaataaaattttttttttcatggatTGTATCTACATCGAGTCAAGCAACTTATGAATATTCATTAAAACTTCTTTTGTACCGGAGCTGGAGGAGGCGTGCCGCTATTTAGAAAACTGCCTCTTCTGCCTGGAAAAGATAAAGAAGACAAAGAAACTCTGGAGACCTTCTTTGATATAATGGCCTTTGGATGTGTGTATAGTTTGTGGGCATCCAATCTATTCCCACAGCTCTTAGATGCCTTCATTTTCCTTCTATAATAAGGAGTTTCCTTCTTTGGAAGGTCTTCAATGCTCATTACCCTTGATAGAGATGTGAAAGATTGAGACTTGCCTTGATAATATTTGGATAATCCTCTCCTGCATATAGATGAGGGCaggattaataattaattattatcttttCTCCTCACACAAAACCTAAAAATAATATTCAAGAAGCAGCTTAAAACAAAGTTTTAATAACATGAAGATCATTGGTATAATATACTTACTTGATGGGTAGATGAGCCATGAGCTCAGAGAATTCAAACAAAGGACCATTGTTAGAATTTGAAGAAGAGAGTAAGGTTGAGATTGGTGACGATGCATCATCTACCACATCTGATGTTGAAGAAGAGGATCCATCAGAATCACTTGAATTATCAAGTGAAGATGCGTTATAAATatcatcatcatcaacatcaTCGCCTTCCATGATCATCCATTGATCTTCATGCTTTACATTATGTTTATCCTGTTGTGTCAGAGAGGCTAAAACTGGAGCTTGAAGCAGTTGCTCTTCACCTTCACCCATGGACATGAGAGTTCTTGTTTTGAAGGATAAGAAGAAGAGAGTGCATAAATATGGAATAGACCCAACAAAGAAAACCACCCAAACTATGTCTCACAACCACAATGAAACTTGAAACATTCTTGAATGAGAACTTATATATACAAAATTCTATACATGTATGAAGATTGAAGACTACAAGGATTAATTAACTTGGTGACTTTTAAGGAAAAAGAATCTATCACAGCTGGGACATGGAGTTTCCATGATTTTAAGGCATATAATAAGATTTTCACCGGGGAAAATAAATTTTTGATTGGTGgaaaaattgattaaataaaaaaGGAGGATAATTGGGTGCTTTTAATGAAGAAAAATAGTGACACATGGACTGGGTTGCATAGAGAATCCATGAACTTGGAGCTAAGTGAAATCGTAATTAAGGTCATTTTCACAACTCATCTTGACATATAATTTCTCTTTGCCTTATCTTGAGATTCGATGTTATCTGCTAATCTGGCTTGAATTACTTGACCTTGTCTCCTACAAGGAAAGGATAAGCTTCATGGACAGATTGAGTCACTGTCTAATGCCCTGCTTATTTAATAAGGCATGCCTTCCCCTCTTATTGTCAAATTCTTCAACCTGGAtgctaataataataaataaattaagttgTTGATCTTCTAGATTTAGAAGAACACAGTGATTTGAAGAAGATTATCCTGCTAAGTATTGATGGGTTTTTTTCCAACATATTTTGGTTGATAGCTCTTTTAATACTCATTTTGAAGACTATTCTTGTtcttacttatatatatatatatatatatatatatatatatatatatatatatatatatatatatatatatatatatatatatttcattgccaatttttacctaaaaaagaaaaatccaaccacataacacaaatttaatgttttattaaatagactttagagaaaaaaaaaagatataccaattcaatatatacatatattttttggAGTAAAAGTTTAAGAGAATGATAACTCAAATCTGACTCTATGATAATCTTTACAAGTCTTTATGAAATTAATATAATAGCTCTtcttagtatatatatatatatatatatatatatatatatatatatatatatatatatattaatttagagTTCTAACcctcttttattaaaaaaataaaaaaaagttaccatatttaaaattactatttagaTACTTTGAAATCATAgtgtttcaatgatattgattagAAATAAACTTTTAAAAGTGAATCATAGTTGGCTTCAATTGAAAGGCATAATTAATCATCTAATCAAtctagtgaaaaaaaaaaataccacATGGTTTAAGTATATTATCTATAAAAATCAatggttaattttttttaaagggtGCATAATCTGAAAAGTAAAAAAGTAAGAAGagacaaaaatttaagaaatttgcttttgtatttataaatataaaatttgttgCTAAATCAAGGGGTGCCTTTAGGAGAACAAAGGAAAAGGAATGCTATTGCCATAATACCATGGGCACCACTAGCCTGTTTATATAATActataaaatttatatactattttattttattttattaatattattatagaaTCTAACTTGACATAATTCTATAATTAAATATACATTATTCATTTGATAGGATCAAatctaaaaaaattatgaaacaCCCATTACCAAGAACATCATAGTTTCTAATATTAATATCAATTTAAATGATATTAATGCTAACCTAACTAGATAAGAGCTTATCATTAATGaaatcatatttttttttaaataaatgaaattatttttaattaatttaaatttaaatttaaaattaattaactttaattcAGTAATACTAAAATCAACCTAAACACGAAGATCAAACTCATCTATGTATAAAGTGAGGAAGTAGAAGACAAAGAGGGCACCATAGGGGAAAGTGGTGAAAGGATAAGGAACTGGACGGAAGAGAGTGCAGGTCACCTACCATTAAACACCCAACCCAGCCCGACAAAGTGGTGAGATGGTGCTTCATTTTAGGTTACAATCTTATCCATGTTATGATCAATAGATTAGATAGATCGGTTCATATAAGTTAatccaaatttttatttttttattgaatttctataattttttatcaCATTAAACAAAAATCAAATGAAAACCCACTCAAATAGTCTCTTCCCAACAAAGCCCAAAGAAAAATCCACTTGAATTTCCTCTTAGTAGGGATGGCCATGGTTTGGTTTTGAATTGTAACCAAACCAAAATCAATTTGGTCAAAATCAGACTAAAACCGATCAAAACCGAGGCTTTGAACCAGATCGAGACCGCTCTTTTACGGTTTGATTCAAATTCATATTTTTCAGGAACCGTAAATCGGAGGTTACGAATTGGATTAAACTGACAGTTCTGAATCGGACCAAACCAACGATTTAAATACAAAAGAATTTAATCAATACCTCACATcattcctaattcatttatatatatcattaattctttacacaattattctctatactctctttaattcttaatactctttcaatttctctcaaattttataaataattatttttttacactccttttaattctcagtactCTCACAATTccactactttattattttatatgctcactgaaattttcaatactatctcaattattttgttattattttatatcctcaataaaatttccaatattctctcttttatttttttttctcttttatacttttttaattatcaattatcataaaatttttttaaaaaagggcAAGCAATATAACTAAAATTTTGATTCTTCTAAATCCTAAAGGaatacataggcaaaattaagtttatatatttttttaaatttctttataaaaaattaatttcatctctaattttttaataagttcaagtctttccttattaaatttttcttaaaaataagttatttttattttttttttcttattttattttgattgaaagatttctaacaaaaattaaaatatttttacaaatataacttaaaatttcaatcaataaaattttcctctaattttttcatctAAGTCGCTCTTAAACCGCCCCTAAATAGCTCCCAAACCGTCCTCCAAATTGTCCAAATTGTCCAAATTGTCTTGAATCGTCCTTTTTTGAATCGCCCTTCAAACCATTTTAAATCGAGATTCAAACCGAAATCAGCGATTCAGGAACTGTCTTTCAAACTGTCCCGTAGCGGTTTGATTTAGATTCATAATTTTATTGAACCTGAACTGACGGTTCAAGAACCGTAACTGACAATTCCTTAACTGTGGCCAGTCCTACCTCTTAGACCTTTCTCTGATTCCATTTAAATTTTTACTTCATTAGCGTGATTTTGAATTGTAGATAACGTAACCTAGCTTTCGATCCTTATGATTTTCCTCATAATGCTTCATGGATAATGGTGTAATCCAACAATGGAAACTGGCCAGATAGATTTATCATTAGAGAAAAAAAAGATTGCTCTCAAactgtttctctctctctctaacaaAAAAAGTACCAATTTTGATTTAGTCCTTGGGGGAGGTTCAGCCAATTAGCCGTCGAACCTCccctaattttcttttaattaaagctATTTTAATagtgttttttcttttttcttctgtcTCCGTTGTTAGAGTTTTAATACCCTCTTAGGATTATTGCCCTATGGTTCATTGTGAAGCTTTGAAGAGCAAATCGTCGATTGGCAATCCGTGTGATATCGAGTTTGACTTTTCGACAAGGTGAGTATAAAGGCCTATATTTGCCAAGCCTATTCCCCATCCGTCACTGATCCTAGTTTTTGCTATTTCTTAGATTTACTGCAaatctcttccatttttctctgAGCTCAAAAGAATGAGAGAATTATAAAATGTATAGGTATTTAAACATTCCTTCTAATGTTGTTTTCCTTTTACCATATTTGGTTGAATTCTTTGTAGATCTCCTTTGGTGGTGGTAGGTAGTAGTAGTTAATTGTTAATGAAGAGGAAATAAGGATTATGATAAAATCGGGTCATATCCAATTAATTTCTAGGCTTTCATACCTTTTAAGGTTTGAGcttgaattgaaattttatatgcCAGGCCTTATGcacttgtttcatttaatcaaataTATTTTCTGATAAAAAATACAACAATGGAAGCGAGACCAAGGTAGCGTCTATATTTTTAATCCAACGGTAAACTCTTTCATCACACTAGGAAAGAGAAGCTGCAGCGAAGAAGTAAGGGGAAATTAGGTTGAGTTCCAAGTTCAT contains:
- the LOC110645720 gene encoding protein OXIDATIVE STRESS 3, whose protein sequence is MSMGEGEEQLLQAPVLASLTQQDKHNVKHEDQWMIMEGDDVDDDDIYNASSLDNSSDSDGSSSSTSDVVDDASSPISTLLSSSNSNNGPLFEFSELMAHLPIKRGLSKYYQGKSQSFTSLSRVMSIEDLPKKETPYYRRKMKASKSCGNRLDAHKLYTHPKAIISKKVSRVSLSSLSFPGRRGSFLNSGTPPPAPVQKKF